One genomic region from Amia ocellicauda isolate fAmiCal2 chromosome 4, fAmiCal2.hap1, whole genome shotgun sequence encodes:
- the LOC136748910 gene encoding P2Y purinoceptor 1, whose amino-acid sequence MINNTTSCTINKSFTRTFLPCVYVVVFFIGVFANCWGLRHVCLNWNKLGNINIFVMNLGIADLLYVFMLPFLVAYYAGGGVWDFGETFCKITRFSFNLNLYGSIGFLTCISVYRYLGIVHTMKVMGRITKWHSGAISLLVWILVIIQILPDMYYEKSSNSSQSCFDTTSQRLIEDYMSYSIGWTITGFGIPLVIILGCYGHVTVVLITNNNVASLLKQRCLKLVVILTVLFAVCFIPYHILRNLNMKTRISQKRGICYKEFNQIYISYQVSRGLACMNSAINPLIYLVSNDNMVMRLHEISKRARQSIVHLRNVIQYRRPLDGRESSRTNSKELI is encoded by the coding sequence ATGATTAATAATACTACATCgtgtacaataaataaaagttttacACGCACATTTTTACCATGTGTTTACGTGGTTGTGTTCTTCATCGGGGTCTTTGCGAACTGTTGGGGTTTACGACACGTGTGCTTGAATTGGAATAAACTtgggaatataaatatatttgtcatGAATCTTGGGATCGCGGACTTGTTGTATGTCTTCATGCTGCCCTTTCTTGTTGCTTATTACGCAGGCGGTGGTGTCTGGGATTTCGGAGAAACTTTCTGCAAAATAACCAGGTTTTCCTTCAATTTAAACCTGTACGGTAGTATCGGATTTCTCACCTGTATTAGCGTTTACAGGTATCTGGGTATCGTCCACACCATGAAAGTGATGGGAAGGATTACGAAATGGCACTCCGGTGCTATCAGTCTTCTTGTGTGGATTTTGGTGATCATTCAGATTCTGCCTGACATGTACTACGAAAAGTCCAGTAATAGCTCACAGTCATGCTTCGATACTACAAGTCAGCGCCTCATTGAAGATTACATGTCCTACAGCATCGGGTGGACGATCACTGGATTTGGTATTCCATTGGTCATCATATTGGGATGCTACGGCCATGTGACCGTGGTTCTCATCACAAATAATAACGTCGCGTCTTTGCTGAAGCAGCGGTGCTTAAAACTGGTTGTCATTCTCACGGTTTTGTTTGCAGTTTGCTTCATCCCCTACCATATTCTCAGGAACCTGAACATGAAAACGAGGATCTCCCAAAAGAGAGGCATTTGCTACAAGGAGTTTAATCAAATTTACATATCTTATCAAGTCAGCAGGGGCCTCGCTTGTATGAATAGTGCCATAAACCCTCTCATTTATTTGGTAAGCAACGACAACATGGTCATGCGCCTTCACGAAATCAGTAAAAGGGCCAGGCAGTCAATAGTACATCTGAGGAATGTGATACAGTACCGCAGACCACTGGATGGAAGGGAATCATCACGTACCAATTCTAAAGAGCTAATCTAA